In Arachis stenosperma cultivar V10309 chromosome 1, arast.V10309.gnm1.PFL2, whole genome shotgun sequence, one DNA window encodes the following:
- the LOC130967935 gene encoding zeaxanthin epoxidase, chloroplastic-like — protein MASSTLCYNSLNAFSRTTQFSVPINKDLLFPPETSPSLRKLNKNKTVRFTVKAATTSTPTQANETASYGGSGSQKSKQVRVLVAGGGIGGLVFALAAKRKGFEVMVFEKDLSAVRGEGQYRGPIQIQSNALAALEAIDSDVAEEVMRVGCVTGDRINGLVDGVSGSWYVKFDTFTPAVERGLPVTRVISRMTLQQILARAVGEDVIMNESNVVNFVDDGSKVTVELENGQKYEGDLLVGADGIWSKVRKQLFGPKEAVYSGYTCYTGIADFVPADIESVGYRVFLGHKQYFVSSDVGAGKMQWYAFHKEPPGGVDSPNGKKERLLKIFEGWCDNALDLILATEEEAILRRDIYDRIPTLTWGKGRVTLLGDSVHAMQPNMGQGGCMAIEDSYQLAWELENAWEQSVKSGSPIDIDSSLRSYERERRFRVAIIHGMARMAALMASTYKAYLGVGLGPLEFLTKFRIPHPGRVGGRFFVDIMMPTMLSWVLGGNSSKLEGRPLSCRISDKANDQLRQWFEDDDALERAINGEWILLPCGDETGLSKPIRLNQDEMKPCIIGSAPPEESPGCSVTIPSPQVSEIHARINYKDGLFFLTDLRSEHGTWITDIEGKRYRVPPNYPARIHPTNVIEFGSTKASFRIKVTRSVPRRSEKKGEQILVKV, from the exons ATGGCTTCTTCCACCTTATGTTACAACTCTCTTAACGCTTTCTCAAGAACCACTCAATTCTCAGTTCCAATAAACAAAGACCTTCTTTTTCCACCAGAAACCTCACCTTCTCTAAGGAAACTTAACAAGAACAAAACGGTGCGTTTCACAGTTAAGGCCGCTACTACATCGACTCCTACTCAAGCGAACGAAACGGCGTCGTATGGAGGCTCTGGCTCTCAGAAGAGCAAACAGGTTCGGGTTCTCGTGGCGGGTGGAGGAATCGGTGGATTGGTTTTTGCTTTGGCTGCAAAGAGAAAAGGCTTCGAGGTAATGGTGTTTGAGAAAGATTTGAGTGCTGTGAGAGGAGAGGGGCAGTATAGGGGTCCAATTCAGATTCAGAGTAACGCTTTGGCTGCTTTGGAAGCCATTGATTCCGATGTCGCTGAAGAAGTTATGAGAGTTGGTTGCGTTACCGGTGATAGGATTAACGGCCTCGTCGACGGAGTTTCTGGCTCTTG GTACGTCAAATTCGATACATTCACTCCTGCAGTGGAACGTGGACTTCCAGTCACAAGGGTTATTAGTCGAATGACCTTACAGCAGATTCTTGCCCGCGCAGTTGGGGAAGATGTCATTATGAATGAAAGTAATGTTGTTAATTTTGTGGATGATGGAAGCAAG GTAACAGTAGAGCTAGAGAATGGTCAGAAATACGAAGGAGATCTCTTGGTTGGAGCAGATGGGATATGGTCCAAG gtGAGGAAGCAATTATTTGGGCCAAAAGAAGCTGTTTACTCTGGCTATACATGTTATACTGGTATTGCAGATTTCGTCCCTGCTGACATCGAATCTGTTGG GTACCGAGTATTCTTGGGACACAAACAATACTTTGTATCTTCGGACGTTGGTGCTGGAAAGATGCAATGGTATGCCTTTCACAAAGAGCCACCTGGTGGCGTTGATAGTCCCAATG GAAAGAAGGAAAGGTTGCTAAAGATCTTTGAGGGTTGGTGTGACAATGCATTAGATCTGATACTGGCCACAGAAGAAGAGGCAATTCTGCGACGAGACATATACGACAGGATACCAACGTTAACATGGGGAAAGGGTCGAGTTACTTTGCTTGGTGATTCCGTCCATGCTATGCAGCCAAATATGGGCCAAGGAGGATGCATGGCTATTGAG GACAGTTATCAACTAGCATGGGAGTTGGAGAATGCATGGGAGCAAAGTGTAAAATCAGGGTCTCCAATTGATATTGATTCTTCCCTAAGGAG CtatgagagagaaagaagatTTCGAGTtgccattattcacggaatggCAAGAATGGCTGCTTTGATGGCTTCCACCTACAAGGCATATTTGGGTGTTGGTCTTGGTCCTTTAGAG TTCTTGACCAAGTTCCGGATACCACATCCTGGAAGGGTTGGAGGAAGATTTTTCGTCGACATCATGATGCCTACTATGTTGAGCTGGGTCTTAGGGGGCAACAG CTCTAAACTTGAAGGGAGACCATTAAGCTGTAGGATTTCAGACAAA GCAAATGACCAATTACGGCAATGGTTTGAAGATGATGATGCGCTTGAGCGTGCTATTAACGGAGA GTGGATTTTGTTACCATGTGGAGATGAAACAGGTCTTTCAAAACCTATACGTTTGAATCAAGATGAGATGAAGCCGTGTATAATCGG GAGTGCACCACCAGAAGAATCTCCAGGTTGTTCAGTTACAATACCTTCACCACAG GTTTCCGAAATCCATGCTCGAATTAACTATAAGGATGGCCTATTCTTTTTGACTGATTTGCGGAGTGAACATGGCACCTGGATAACAGA CATTGAGGGAAAGCGATATCGGGTACCTCCAAATTATCCTGCACGTATCCACCCGACTAATGTTATTGAATTTGGTTCTACTAAG GCTTCGTTCCGCATTAAGGTGACTAGATCAGTACCAAGAAGATCTGAGAAGAAAGGAGAACAAATTCTGGTGAAAGTGTGA